A portion of the Gossypium arboreum isolate Shixiya-1 chromosome 8, ASM2569848v2, whole genome shotgun sequence genome contains these proteins:
- the LOC108469095 gene encoding uncharacterized protein LOC108469095: MGLTGDSSMGHYADWGSNKYKGSQNGYAVAYTESECYNQIHKPTHGMIKPQKAYGMAETWDEEHAQSYATYKSQTGPPMFKTQVHGPSWNGFGFHSNTATAHMQSYGFSSPGRNEGRVYGYEGPTPAARHRKSNGGMGHGFDNHGNYEKTKAYGYEESNGYGEYTMNGMARTQPHLRGKHTGHGNGFVKNQAYGPTKNMGFGYTEAEYNSHSKEEQYQYYGGTGGYHAGNDHSAKGLIRNNSGDNSCSDSESDNDDDDYGFKKKVWVSRAI; encoded by the exons ATGGGGTTGACCGGTGACAGCTCAATGGGACACTACGCTGATTGGGGAAGCAACAAATACAAAGGAAGCCAGAATGGGTATGCAGTGGCTTACACCGAAAGTGAATGTTATAACCAAATCCACAAGCCCACCCATGGGATGATCAAACCCCAGAAAGCTTATGGGATGGCTGAAACCTGGGATGAGGAGCATGCTCAATCTTACGCCACCTACAAGTCCCAAACTGGACCTCCAATGTTCAAAACTCAAGTTCATGGTCCTTCTTGGAATGGCTTCGGCTTCCACTCCAATACTGCAACTGCCCACATGCAATCCTATGGCTTTAGTAGCCCCGGAAGAAACGAAGGTCGTGTTTATGGCTATGAGGGCCCCACCCCAGCCGCTAGACACCGGAAAAGTAATGGCGGAATGGGCCATGGTTTCGATAATCATGGAAACTACGAAAAAACTAAGGCTTACGGTTATGAAGAGAGCAATGGGTATGGGGAATACACGATGAATGGGATGGCGCGTACCCAGCCGCACCTTCGCGGCAAACACACCGGACATGGAAACGGGTTCGTCAAGAACCAAGCTTACGGCCCTACCAAAAACATGGGCTTTGGATATACTGAAGCCGAGTATAACAGCCATTCCAAAGAAGAGCAGTACCAATACTACGGCGGAACAGGTGGATACCATGCTGGCAACGACCACTCGGCTAAAGGTCTGATAAGGAATAATTCGGGTGATAACAGCTGCAGTGACTCTGAGAGTGACAACGACGACGATGATTATGGGTTTAAGAAGAAG GTCTGGGTAAGCAGAGCAATATGA